DNA from Macadamia integrifolia cultivar HAES 741 chromosome 12, SCU_Mint_v3, whole genome shotgun sequence:
TTTTTCTTGATATTGCATGCTTTTTCAATGGAATGGATAAAAATATTGCCTGTTGGATATGGAAACAACAAAAGTATTACCCCAACAAAGGAATTAAGGTTCTTTGCCAAACGTCTTTGGTGAAGATTGGTGAAAATGGTGAACTAAAGATGCATGATCTACTTAGAGATCTTGAAAAGGAAATCATTCGTCAAGAAAACCTTAAGGTCCGCGGAAGGCATAGTAGGTTGTGGTCTCAAGAGGAAGCCTTGTATGTGCCAGAGAAACATACGGTAGGTACTCAATAAATGTTCAGTACACTTTAGTTTATGCTTCCAATTATTGGTGATGTTTGTTAGCATAAGCTAACCATATACTTTCACTGAAGGCACTTGCTATTAAAAGATAAAGTATGATGGACCTAATACCTAGAACACATTGGTTCATTCTTTAAGGTTTCAAAAATTTGATGTAAGAATAtaggtttctttttttaaacTGAAATGTCATTGAGGTTGGTGAACTTCTTGTTGCATAGTAATAGTAGATGTGGTGGGATCCATGTTGTAGAGGATCCTGCACTCATTTCAATGGTGAATTTTCAGCCCTATATGAGCATAtagatgaaatatttttcaaagaAACATCTGAAAATGCCACAGATCCTCATTGTCTAATAGCATTTTTGCGGATTTTCCCACCCTGGATGCACAATTGGTCCATATAACATGCTCATTTTGGGTTAAAATTTCACGAATAAGATTGGTGGAGGTCCTTTACAATGTTGGCTCTCACCAGGTCCAATTTTTGACAAGTGCTCCATAGAGCACAAGAGTTGACCAAATTCCATGAGCATGAAAAAATTTTGTActtgtcaaattttttattttatgtactTATTTTAAATTCTTTGTTTTAGGGAACGGATAAAGTTGGAAGGGCTCTGCATTGACTTCGGAGGTAGTTCAAGAAACCAATACTATTTGATGAGTGAAGGATTTACTAAAATGACTTAACTTAGGTTACACCAAGTTGATTATGCACACTTTGCTTCAGACTTCATGCCTTATTTCTCAAAACTGATATGGCTTAGATGGAAAGGATGCCCTCCGGAATTTACACTGAAGAAATTTCATCCAATGAACCTGGTTGTTCTTGATTTGTCTTATAGTCTCATCACAAATAACTTGATGGGTTGGAAGCACATTAAGGTCTGTAAGAAATTTCTTTCACCTTTGTTTGATGTAATCAATCATGAActtctttaaaataaaattctctgacaagttatttctcttttttgcaTGCAGATGGCAAAAAATCTAAAAGTTCTGAATCTGACAGAGCTTAGTAGAGATTGAAGGCCTCGAAGGGTTGGACTCCCTAGAGCTGTTGGAGATGATGAACTGCAGATCATTAAGAAAAATTGGGAAAATATCCATCTTGGGAAAACTGAAGGAATTAATATTCAAAGATTACTCAATGTTGTCCGAGGTTGAATGCCTTGAGGGACTGGACTCTATGGAGCTGTTGACAATAAAGGAGTGTGGATCATTAAGGAAAATTGGGAAAATATCTGACTTAAAAAAATTGGAGGAATTAAAACTCGAGGATTGCTCGATGTTATCCGAGATTGAGGGCCTTGAGGAATTGGACTCTGTTGAGTTGTTGACAATGAAATACTGTGGATCATTAAGGAAAATTGGGAAACTATCAAGTTTGAGACACTTAAACTTGAAGAGTtaagaccatagttgtcaaggcgtcgcctaggcaacGACTAGGCTtctaggcggtttgcctggggcctaggcaacaGTTGCCTTATTAcactgcatgccgccttgtatttaagtaaatgctttttatatttgttatttcatttacttaagatattattca
Protein-coding regions in this window:
- the LOC122057999 gene encoding disease resistance protein L6-like codes for the protein MDDVQLRTGEEIGPDLLSAIQQSRISIPIFSKNYASSKWCLKELVKIVECRKTMNQHVLLVFYHVDPADIRHHTGTYAEALQEHNKRVDQGTIDEWKKALTEVGKLKGRVLKEIGGGRAFKRDQIPEEYLDLSKDIVKETRGLPLALEVIGSSLFGMEKLFWQDILEMLQNHFLDAKVLEKLKISFDGLMYCEQQIFLDIACFFNGMDKNIACWIWKQQKYYPNKGIKVLCQTSLVKIGENGELKMHDLLRDLEKEIIRQENLKVRGRHSRLWSQEEALERIKLEGLCIDFGDFMPYFSKLIWLRWKGCPPEFTLKKFHPMNLVVLDLSYSLITNNLMGWKHIKSLVEIEGLEGLDSLELLEMMNCRSLRKIGKISILGKLKELIFKDYSMLSEVECLEGLDSMELLTIKECGSLRKIGKISDLKKLEELKLEDCSMLSEIEGLEELDSVELLTMKYCGSLRKIGKLSSLRHLNLKS